acaaataaagattcgtgacaccgtctcacaagaaactcacTCAAATTGTAAATGATAATAATAacagggcaaaaacttgtgtgagacggtctcacgagtcatatttatgagacggatctcttatttggatcatccatgaaaaagtattagttgttatgctaagagtattactttttattgtgaatatgggtagggttgacccgtctcacagattaagatccgtgagacggtctcacattagaCCCACTCTAATAACAGAGATGGTGAACTAATATTGAATTTgacaaaataaattatcaaaatcacgataaaaaatttacaattttCTTCACATTTGTTAATAATCTAAGAAAATAGTAATATTCATTAAATTGTAGgagtaaatatttgaaaattattattaaattatagaTTTTAATGTCGTATATAATTCATAGGATTCCTCTTAATTTCAAAATATACACTCCATATATAAGAGCACATGCATTGGTGTTAAAAGGGGTTTTATAACACCCCTTTAACACCCTCTCTCCAATGTGAGTGGCGTTATAACGCCCACTCACATGAGAGAGGGTGTGGGGCGTTCATATGTATGAACGCCCATGTGTcagtttatttaaaaaaaattcgaaacttagcgacggtttggtaaaaaccgttgctatttgcgacggatttttaaaacccgtcgctaaacgCGGGCCCCACGCACGTGATGAATTTTCCTTATttaatgtattattttaaatttcaaatttgtatgttttaaaaaaaatcggaaactaaaataaattaaaaaataatgttaaataaagaactaacggttgtttttgtttttaaaattaaaaaattattttaacggCTAATTAACGGCtagtttattaaaaaaataatatattcatcTATAAATATTCACACACTACacaaattatttcaaacatcAAAACCTATTATTCTTCACTCCAAAAATCTTCTCTCTTCTATTTTCATCATCTCAAAatcatttttttcaaaaatttcttaaatcctATTTTGTTCCGAAATGGATGAAAATTACCGAGGTTTTTTTAGAAATTTCGTGAGTTATCCAAAAAATACGGAAGAAAATACTTCTTCCCAAAATTCGAAAATTCCACCAAAATATCCATATTTTCAATTCCCACTAAATTATCCACATAATCCATATCCACCAAATTATCCTTACAATTCATATCCACCAAAGTATCCATATAATCCATATCCACCAAACTATCCATCTAATCCACATGCAATCAGTATGCCATTTATTTCTCCGACGGAAAATGAACCGGCCACTCCGACTCTCGTCCCAGAGACTCAATTGTCCGACCGTGAATCCCTAATTGAAGTCGTAAATTTGGAGAATGTGGATTCTGGCGTTGAGGGTAGAAAAAAACGGTCAACCTGGAGAAAGGTTAAAGACGAGGTCTTAGCGAGATCGTTTGTCACTATCAGCGATGACCCAATCATCGGCAATGATCAAAAGGCGGAAGCTTTCTGGGGACGTGTTGCAAGCTACTACAATGACAATCGTCCCGCAGGTACACCCAATAGAAGTGCAAGTGTCATACGATCGCACTGGCACAATACCATCCAAAAAAATGTATATCGCTTCAATGCAAATTACAATAGTATTTATAGTGCATATCGTAGCGGCCACAGTGATGAGGATATACTACGACTTGCGTATGAAAAATATCGTCCGGAAAATAACGGCATCGCATTTAATCTTGAGCATGTGTGGAGGATCGTAAAAGACCGTCCAATGTTTACTCCACAGTCCGTTGATCACCTTGTTAGCACGAAGAAGGCAAGGACCTCGGAGTCGGGAGCAAGCAACACCTCATCCAACCAAGATGCGAGTCTACATGTAGACCTAATTGTAGAAGAAAATCGTCCAATGGGTCAGAAGGCAgcaaaaagaaagagaaaaggTAAAACGAGATCGGGCATGGAGTGTATGACAACAAACTTGGACAATATGTTTGTAAAGTTTACTGAATATACAAACATGAAAAAAGTTGAAGTTGAAATGAAACAAAAACAACTCGAAGTAGAGGAGATGAAAGCAAAAGCTGCTATGGCCAAAGTTCAACTAAAGGAATATGCAATCCTTTCGAAGGATACTTCGCAAATGACATATGAGCATCTTATCATCCACGAACGTCTATGTCAAGAGATTAGGGGGAGATGGAATATTTAATTTGCAGTTATTGTAATTTTCGATTATTGTAATTTTCAGTTGTTATAATTTTCATTCATTGTAATTTTCATTTTCGTTAATGTAACTCTCCGATCAATTAGTATTTTACATTTTCTCTtaagtttaatttattttctaatatttttatgcaagtgttatttattattatatgttgtacCGTTTTATTTTaggtttataataaatttttaattttaagtaaATGACActcataaaattaaattattttacgtattgaatatataaaaacaaattattattaatataaaataataaaaatttaaatttcttaaaaaatttgaaattgaatttatttaatgtaaaataagAGTAAGATGAATGAATGGACAGCGGGACCCACAAATAATGAGTGTGAATGTTAAAATGAATGTGGGAGAATAGATGTGTTAATGTAATGTGTATGTGGCATGTGGACCCCACGATTTTTGATGAGGTGGTGGTTGTTATAACACCCACCAATGCGGATGCTCTAAGGCATGTGAGTGAATATTGTCAAAAGTAAGTTTTTAGATAAAATTTCATTTATCTACACGTGTATGATCTCAATTCTTATGCTCTCTGCCTTTTAGTTTCCTTTTCCAACTGTAACTTTTTAAATTACTGATAATATAAGGTTTTTTTCCCCAGTTttaatttggatttttaaaatcaaatattttatataaaatctaCATATATGAAAGCATGAATAAGTTGAAATGAGCCTGTTTTTGTACGGTTTTCAGTCATCTAAAATACACGTGGCCTACCATTCTTTCTCCAACACAGCAGAAGTCTGTGCTGCGAATAAACCACGCTTGTGCCACCTACAGCATTCGGTTTTCTCTTTTATCTTCTTTTATACATATAAAGAGGAGAGACGAGTAGCGCGTCTCCTGCTCGATATACTCAATAATCGGCTAATCTTCCATTTCGATCCCTACCGGCCATCTCAAGCTACGCAATGGCGTTTCCGGCCTTCGAGTGCGGCTCCGATCCTGATTACACGCGGACTGCTGCACCGTCCGCTAGGAAAATCAAGCCTCCGATGCTCCACGGCGTGATGTCGGTCTACGGACTTTCCTCGACGATTTAGAAATTCCCACCAAATTTCGTTAGGCAGCTGAGCAACAAGGCGCGACGGAACTGTAGCAACATTGGTGTGGTGCAGGTTGTGGCTGCTTCGTGGCCGAACGACCAGGGTGACTTGGATTTCAAGCCCGCAGCTAAGGCTGTCGTTGCTGCGGCTGTGGCCGCCTCCGCGCCGGTTGACGAGGTGATTGTGGCTAAAAATACTACTTTTGATCGGGAAAATGTACGGTTTGAGGTCGCCTCCTTTCAAATACGCTTCCTTTTTGAATTTGGATGGTAGCGTCCCGATTCATGccggtatgattttaattaattcaacatatTCTTTGATTTCGCTTTCTCTTTACTTGACTTCTCCGTTATGCAATCTCATTTGTGTGTTTCTTCtagcatatttttatttttttgattatTGTGAAACATTTTTGGAAGAAAAACAGTTTTTCCAATGCCTgataatttataataaattctCGGTATATTGATTATTCAGGAAAAGTGTCTGTGGCATTGTAAGAACTCTCTTGCATTATTTGGTGAACGTCCAAATCCAAGATGGATTTCGTAGAATTGATTTTGTTGATCGCCGTGGATTGTACTTTCTTTTGATTTTTACATTAATGTGTCCAGGTGAAAGATTGGGTCGTGGTATTGTTACTGACACAATTACTACCCCAGCAGTTAATACACCTGCCTATTTCTTCAAGAAATTATGTTAGGACGTCGAGAGCCAGGTTTCATTGTGGTTTTTCACCTGAAAAGTTTGATCTCGAGAATTGTATTCTTATCCTGTGTGTTTCATTTTGTCGTAGGTACAAACCTGAAATTGTTGATATCATAGTCGGCCGTGTTGTTATTTTTTCCCTTTTGCGCGTcgttttgttattattttcccTTTTGCGTCGTTCTTGATCGCCAGATTAGTTAAACACAATTTTAATGAGTATTGTTGATTTTTTATAAGACCTGGATAGACATTAACAGTGTATATTGTCTATCATATCTGGTTGCTTTACgatatgaatatgttgtttTATGTAAACTTTTAATGAGATCCATCAAGCGAAGCAGATTTTTTCCGTTAATATGCTTTTTTTAAGAGAACCCCAAGCGATGGGGAACTAAGGAGACTTGTCTATTAAAATGAAGCATAAGTACACCGTTTGGGATCAAGCCTAAGCGTGTGATCACCTCAACATGAATCTTGTTTAGCCAACTATATTCAGAAGTGGCTGACACCTAACAATGCAGCAAAAAGATGACACAGCAGCCAAAAAAAACAACCTCAACCATCAATTGATTCAATCGACACTAGCCCTGTCAATTTATCTCCACCATCTGGGTTTTCCATTTCTGGTAGTACAGGTGAAATGTATGAAAATGGTATGGTTTCTATATTTTGTACAATATTATGCCTACACGCTCCACTGGAGGGAGCTTG
The window above is part of the Primulina eburnea isolate SZY01 unplaced genomic scaffold, ASM2296580v1 ctg186, whole genome shotgun sequence genome. Proteins encoded here:
- the LOC140820823 gene encoding glutathione S-transferase T3-like; the protein is MPFISPTENEPATPTLVPETQLSDRESLIEVVNLENVDSGVEGRKKRSTWRKVKDEVLARSFVTISDDPIIGNDQKAEAFWGRVASYYNDNRPAGTPNRSASVIRSHWHNTIQKNVYRFNANYNSIYSAYRSGHSDEDILRLAYEKYRPENNGIAFNLEHVWRIVKDRPMFTPQSVDHLVSTKKARTSESGASNTSSNQDASLHVDLIVEENRPMGQKAAKRKRKGKTRSGMECMTTNLDNMFVKFTEYTNMKKVEVEMKQKQLEVEEMKAKAAMAKVQLKEYAILSKDTSQMTYEHLIIHERLCQEIRGRWNI